The nucleotide sequence ATTGCAGCCTGCATTTCCGTCTTTCATAGCCATTTCTGCCATATATTCAAAATCTTCTTCCTTTACGCCTAATTCTGCTAATCCAGAAGGAATACCAACATCCTTAGAAAGTCTAACTAAAGCATCGATTGCCTTATCTGCTGCCTCTAATACAGAAAGTCCTTCGATGTTTTCTCCTAAGAATCCAGCCATATCAGCATACTTTTGTGGATTAGAGATTAAGTTATATCTAGCTACATGTGGTAGTAAAATAGCATTTGCTACACCATGGGGCATATCATATAGTCCACCTAACTGATGTGCCATTGCATGAACATATCCTAATCCCGCATTGTTGAAGGCCATACCGGCTAATAGAGATGCATGGGCCATATTTTCACGAGCTTCAATATTTTGTCCATAAGCTACTGCTTGACGTAGGTTGTTAGAAATTAATTTAATTGCTTGAATAGCTGCAGCATCTGTTACAGGGTTTGCACCTAATGTAATATAAGCTTCCACAGCATGTGTTAAAGCATCCATACCAGTTGCAGCAGTTAATGCCGGTGGCTTGCCCAACATGAGCATTGGATCATTAATAGACACTAGTGGTGTATTTCTCCAACTTACAATAACGTATTTTACTTTCGTTTTCGTATTTGTGATTACTGCATGACGAGTAACCTCACTGGCTGTTCCCGCTGTTGTATTTACCG is from Alkalibacter saccharofermentans DSM 14828 and encodes:
- a CDS encoding iron-containing alcohol dehydrogenase; this encodes MFDYFVPSVNFFGKDSVKVVGERCQLLGGKKALIVTDNFLSKLPNGPVDQVINYLKEAGLNTAIYDGVEPNPKDTNVADGLKIYKDENCDIIVTVGGGSPHDCGKGIGIAATHEGDLYDYAGIEKLVNPLPPIVAVNTTAGTASEVTRHAVITNTKTKVKYVIVSWRNTPLVSINDPMLMLGKPPALTAATGMDALTHAVEAYITLGANPVTDAAAIQAIKLISNNLRQAVAYGQNIEARENMAHASLLAGMAFNNAGLGYVHAMAHQLGGLYDMPHGVANAILLPHVARYNLISNPQKYADMAGFLGENIEGLSVLEAADKAIDALVRLSKDVGIPSGLAELGVKEEDFEYMAEMAMKDGNAGCNPITGTEKDIIDIFKAAM